In the genome of Lysobacter sp. 5GHs7-4, the window CGCCGCGCGGCTGCAGACCCAGCGAATTTCCGCAGAAATACGCTTGTTCGCGGCCGCCGTGACGCGGCAGCAGGAATTCGCCGCGCAGGCTCGGCAGCGGATCGGCGGCATCCAGGGCGAGGGCGTGGTGTTCGGAGTACGGATCGGTCATGGATTCGGCGCGGTTTCGCGTTCGTAAGCGTGCAGGCGCAGGCGGTGCTGCACGAAGCAGTGAGGGGACGACATGGCCGCGATCAGGTGAAGCGCGACAGCGGCAGGCCCAGCCATTCCAGCGCGGTGCCGTGGTACAGGCGCGCCTGGTCGGCCGGCGCCAGCGACAGCGAGGCGATGCCGGCGCCGGGTTCCTGTTCGCCCAGCGGGAACGGGTAGTCGGTGCCCAGCATCACCCGCGACACGCCGCAGGTGTCGAGCAAGTATTGCAGTGCGCGCGGGTCGGCCACCCAGGAGTCGAAATACATGCGTCCCAGGTACTCGCGCGGATTGCGCGGGTTGTCGGTGGCCACCAGGTCCGGGCGCATGTTGAAACCGTGCTCGATGCGGCCGATGGTGTAGGGGAAGCTGCCGCCGCCGTGGGCCATGCAGATCTTCAGCTTGGGCAGGCGTTCCAGCACGCCGCCGAACACCAGGCAGCAGGCCGCGCGCGATTGTTCGGCCGGCATGCCGACCAGCCACGGCAGCCAGTACTTGGGCATGCTGGCCGTGCCCATCATGTCCCAGGGGTGGACCAGGATCGCCGCGCCCAGGTCGCTGGCGGCCTGGAAGAACTCGAACAGTTCCGGCGCGTCCAGGTTCCAGTCGTTGACGTGGCTGCCGATCTGCACGCCTTGCAGGCCCAGCTGGTCCATGCAGCGTTCCAGCTCCTGCACCGCCAGCCGCGGCGACTGCAGCGGCACGGTGCCGATGCCGGCGTAGTGGCGCGGGTGGGCGCGGCAGGTCTGCGCCATGTGGTCGTTGAGCGCCTGATGCAGTTCCAGCGCGTGATGCGGCTTGGCCCAGTAGCTGAACATCACCGGTACCGTGCTGATCACCTGCACCTGCACGCCGAAGCGCGCGTAGTCGTCGATGCGCTCCTGCGGATCCCAGGTCTTGGACCAGATTTCGCGGAAAAACTTGCCGTCCTTGTAGATGCGGTGGCGGCCGTCGTCGGTGTGATGGATCACCGGGAAGCGCTCGTCGCCGAACTTGCGCGCCAGGTCGGGCCAGTCGCGCGGCAGGTAATGGGCGTGGGTGTCGATCTTGAGCATGCGCCGAGTCTACTTGGCCGGCTCCGCTGCTGGCGATCCCGGCGCGGCCTGGTCGCAGTCGCCCAGGCAGACCAGGCGCCCGCCCTGCATGACCATGCGCATGCGCAGCAGCTGCGAGACGTCGCGCTGGGGGTCGCCGTCGACCGCGATCAGGTCGGCCCGGTGGCCCACGCGCAGCCGGCCGAGCTCGTCGCCCAGGCCCAGCGCGTCGGCGTTGCCGACGGTCGCGGCGCGCACCGCCTGCGGCAGCGGCACGCCGGATTCGACGTAGTAGCCGACCTCCAGCGCGGTCGCGGTCGGCTCGAAGCTGGGGCCGCCGTCGGTGCCCAGCGCCAACGGCACGCCGGCGCGCCAGGCGCGTCCGGGCACGGTCTTGGCCGCATCGGCCCAGGCGCGCAGCTCGTCGGCGGAACGGCCGTCGCGTCCGCCCGCGAACAGGTCCAGCCGGGACGCGACATGGTGGGCGATGAAGACGGTGGGGACCAGGTAGGCGCGCTTGCGCTTGAACAGCGCCACCGATTCGTCGTCGAAGTAGCTGCCGTGTTCGATGGTGCGCACGCCCGCGCGCAGCGCCAGATTGATCGCGGCGGTGCTGTGGGCGTGCGCCGCGACCGGGCGGTCGGCCTGGCGCGCGGCGGCCACCGCGTTGACCACTTCGTCCTCGAACATGGCCGGCTCGGCCTGCGGGCGTCCGCCGGCTTCGCGTCCCGAGCCGGACACGGTCAGTTTGATCCAGTCGGCGCCGTCCTCGATGTTCTGGCGCACCGCGCGCCGGCACGATTCCGGGCCGTCGCAGGCCGCGGGCGAGTAGGGGATATGCCAGGACGGGGCGCGCTTGGCGCCGTGTCCGCCGGTGCGCGAGATGGTGCGGCCGCTGGCGAGGATGCGCGGCCCTTCGATCAGGCCGCTGTCGATCGCGTCGCGCACGGCGTAGGTCACGCCGGTGTTGTCGCTGGTATCGCGCACGGTGGTGACGCCGGCGCGCAGCAGCCGGCGCGCGTAGGACGCGGTGGCCAGCGCCAGCCGCGCCGGCGAGCCGTAAGTGTCCTC includes:
- a CDS encoding amidohydrolase family protein, with the translated sequence MLKIDTHAHYLPRDWPDLARKFGDERFPVIHHTDDGRHRIYKDGKFFREIWSKTWDPQERIDDYARFGVQVQVISTVPVMFSYWAKPHHALELHQALNDHMAQTCRAHPRHYAGIGTVPLQSPRLAVQELERCMDQLGLQGVQIGSHVNDWNLDAPELFEFFQAASDLGAAILVHPWDMMGTASMPKYWLPWLVGMPAEQSRAACCLVFGGVLERLPKLKICMAHGGGSFPYTIGRIEHGFNMRPDLVATDNPRNPREYLGRMYFDSWVADPRALQYLLDTCGVSRVMLGTDYPFPLGEQEPGAGIASLSLAPADQARLYHGTALEWLGLPLSRFT
- a CDS encoding amidohydrolase family protein — translated: MPALPTALLLLSAALASGAASAAAPTPAAAPTVVLAGRLIAEPGEPSLGPHTLVIREQRLLRIEPGLNPAIEPGARVLDLSQATVLPGLIDLHMHLSTKADVDEDTYGSPARLALATASYARRLLRAGVTTVRDTSDNTGVTYAVRDAIDSGLIEGPRILASGRTISRTGGHGAKRAPSWHIPYSPAACDGPESCRRAVRQNIEDGADWIKLTVSGSGREAGGRPQAEPAMFEDEVVNAVAAARQADRPVAAHAHSTAAINLALRAGVRTIEHGSYFDDESVALFKRKRAYLVPTVFIAHHVASRLDLFAGGRDGRSADELRAWADAAKTVPGRAWRAGVPLALGTDGGPSFEPTATALEVGYYVESGVPLPQAVRAATVGNADALGLGDELGRLRVGHRADLIAVDGDPQRDVSQLLRMRMVMQGGRLVCLGDCDQAAPGSPAAEPAK